The genome window TCTTTCTCCATAGGGAAAGAATATGAAGATAATTTCACCTCAAATTACCCAAAAGATATCTTTCTTTTTGCTTTTTCTTTCAGCCTTATTAGCCATCACCCCGGTGGTATTAATTCTCTTAGTGATTTTTAAGAATGGAGTAGGTGCCATAAGTTGGGAATTTTTAACCACTGCTCCCAATAACGGAATGAGAGGGGGAGGCATACTGCCAGCCATCGTAGGAACCTTTTGTTTAGTCATCGGAGCAGTAATCCTTGCTGTGCCTATAGGTGTCGCTTCCGCCATTTACTTAAACGAATATGCTAAAAAAGGTTACTTGACAAGACTAATTCGATTAGCAATCATTAATCTTTCAGGAGTTCCCTCGGTAGTTTATGGCCTTTTTGGTTTAGGACTCTTTGTAATCTTCTTGAAGTTTGGTGCTTCTATCTTAGCTGGTTCTCTTACTTTAGCCATTATGAATTTACCAGTCATTATCACGGCTACTTTTGAAGCCTTAACTAATGTTCCTACTTCATTTCGACAGGTAAGTCTATCTTTAGGAGCTACTAAATGGCAAACTATCTACCATTTAATCCTCCCCCGAGCTACTCCTGGTATCCTTACCGGGGTAATTCTCGAGATTAGTCGAGCAGCCGGTGAAACAGCTCCTATTCTTTTCACCGTAGCAGCTTTTTACCTACCCCATCTTCCTACT of bacterium contains these proteins:
- the pstA gene encoding phosphate ABC transporter permease PstA; translated protein: MKIISPQITQKISFFLLFLSALLAITPVVLILLVIFKNGVGAISWEFLTTAPNNGMRGGGILPAIVGTFCLVIGAVILAVPIGVASAIYLNEYAKKGYLTRLIRLAIINLSGVPSVVYGLFGLGLFVIFLKFGASILAGSLTLAIMNLPVIITATFEALTNVPTSFRQVSLSLGATKWQTIYHLILPRATPGILTGVILEISRAAGETAPILFTVAAFYLPHLPTSIFDQVMALPMHLYVISTQVPNIGLDVRCATALVLLTVVFGVNLAAIIIRAKLRKRQRW